The window GCGGCTGGTGTCGAAAGAAGTGGTGCGTGGTCGGAGCCGGTTCAGCCGAACAGCTCGCCGAGGCCCTCACCGTCGGCCTCGTCGTCATCGTCGTCGCCGCCCTCGTCGGCCTCGGCTTCCTCGGCCTCGTCGCCGCCCTCGTCGCCACCTTCGTCAGCCTCGGCCTCCTCGGCCTCGGCACCGCCCGCGGCACCACCAGCGGCGCCGCCGGCACCGCCGGCGGGCACCGCGGCGGCCCCCTGGACGGCCTCCTCGATGTCGACGTCCTCCAGCGCGGCCACGAGGGCCTTGACGCGGGACTCCTCGACGTCAGCACCGGCGGCCTCGAGGACGCCGGTCAGGTTGTCTTCGTTGATCTCTTCGCCCGTCTCGTTCAGGATGAGTGCTGCGTAAACGTATTCCATTGTTGTCAGAACATCGCACCGAGTGCTTCGCCACCGTCGTCACCGTCGTCATCGTCGTCGGTGTCGTCGGCGTCGGCCTCGGCGTCTTCGGTCTGGTCGTCCGCCTGTTCCTCCTCGCCTGCGTCCGCGGTGGCGTCCGTCTCGGCGCCAGCGTCACCCGCGGGCTCGGGGGCCGTTCCCCGGAGCTCCTCGGGCAGCGCCTCCTCGTCGTCGATGACAGCCGCGAGCGACCGGAGCTGCGAGTCCGCCCGTGCGACGAGGTCCTCGGCCACGTCGGGCGACTCGATGGCCGCCTCGATGGCCAGCGAGCGCGCCTCGTTCGAGGCCTTGCCCAGCATGCTGGGTGCCGTCCGTGCGGTCGGGTAGCCAGCGTTGATGGACAGGTTCTGCCCGCGAGCGGCCGCAGTCTCGATGTCGGCCTGGTACTCCTCGACGTCGATGTCGAGGTCCTCGGGGTCGAACATGACGCCGTCGGAGACGACGCCACGCAGGTCGAGCCCGACCTCCTTGGGCTCGATACCGAGCTCGCTCAGGACGTTGGACAGCTCCGTACTGACCTCCTCGCCCGTCTCGAGGACGGTCGAGTCGGACATGACCTGGATGGAGCCCTCCTGGATGCGCGCGTCCGCGCCGACCTGCTGGAGCTCGCCCACGAACGGACCGGGGTCGATGCCCGTGTCACCCTCGGGGATGACGATGTCGTTGGGCGCGACCTCACCAGCGTTGATGGGCGCGGGCGTCTTCGACTCTTCGAGCTGTTTGTACAGGCCGAACGGGTTGTCGTTGGTCCCGATGAGCCCGACCTGTCCGGAGACGAACTCCGTCAGGTCCTCGAGCCCCTCGTCGACCTCCTCCAGTGCCCGGACGAGCAGGGTGTTACGGGAGACACGCAGTTCGGCGGTCCCGTACAGTTCCCGACGCATGTCCTGGAGCTGTCGCGAGGGAATCCCCGCGATGTCGACGACGCCGACGCTCTCGTAGGACTCGATGGTCTCGACGAGGTCGTCGACCTCCTCCTGCTTCCATTCGGGGATGTGCTCGGTCTTCCGCTCGGCGGCCGCCTGGGCCTCGGCTTCGTCGGCGCTCATCAGATGGGCACCTCCATCGCCGGCCCCATGGTAGTCTTGACGAAGATGCGGTCGATGTTCTGGGGCCCCTTCTCGAGGTCCGCAGTCATCCGCCGCACGATGACGTCGATGTTGTCCGCGATCTCGTCCGCGGACATGTCCTCGGCGCCGACACGGGTGTGGAAGGTCCGTCGGTCGCGCGAGCGGACCTGTACCGTGTTCTTCATGCGGTTGACGGTCTCGACCACGTCCTCGTCCGGACCGAGGGGGGTCGGCATCTTCCCGCGCGGGCCGAGCACCGTCCCGAGGTAGCGACCGATGTCCTGCATCATCGCCTGCTCGGCGATGAAGAAGTCGGTCTCCTCGGCGAGGTCCTTCGCCTGGTCGTCGTCGTCACCGAGGTCCTCCAGGTCGTCGCCACCGAGTACCTGGTCGGCAACATCCTCGGCGCGCAGGGCGGTCTCACCCTCCGCGAACACGACAATACTAGTCTCCTGACCCGTGCCCGACGGGAGCACGATGCTCTCGTCGATACGATTGCTCGGGTCGTCTAGGTCGATGTCGCGCAGATTGATGGCGAGGTCCACGGTCTCGCGGAAGTTCCGCGGGGGGGCCTCCTCCATCGCTTGCGCGACTGCGTTCTCTATATCCTGATCTGCCATCGTTCACCTCCGTAGTGCGCCGTAGGGCTACTACGGTGTGAAACAGGGTCCGACGGACGCCTGTCTCGTCGGAACCACGATGATGGGACAGTTAAGTGCGTCGAAGCGAGGAGGCCTCGTGACGCACTGACGCGGTCGAGGGGACCCGAGACGGGCCCACGGGCATCCCGCGGACAGCCCATGGGGCCGTCTCAGATGGGGAGGAACCCGCCCCCGAGCAGGTACTGCGCGGCCGTATCCGCGGCGAACAGGAAGAACAGCCCCGCCGACACGGCATAGATGTACCGCCGTCGTTCGACGGTGAACAGGTGCGAGAGGTGGTGGGAGACGAGTGCTGTCGTCAGACTGACGGGGATGATGACCAGCATCTCACCGACCCAGATGGCCGGATGCGCCCCGTACTGGACCGCTAGCCCGATGGTGACGAGCTGGGTCTTGTCACCGAACTCGCCGAACGCGCTGATGGTGAACGCCGGCACGAACCCCCGATACCCCTCGGGGACCCGCTGGGTGATGGTGTCGGTTCCTGGCCCCGGCAGGGAGCTGTCACCCTCCGAGGTCACACCACCGCTCCCGCCGCCGTCCGTCGCGACTCCATCGGCATCGCCGGTATCGAGTTGTAGTGCGGTGTACGTGAGGATGGCCCCGAACAGGAGGAACAGTCCGCCGGTGATGGTATCGAGGTAGACGGCCGGCAGCGCCCCACGGAGCGCCTCGCCGAAGGCAATCTCGAGGGCGGTCCAGCCCGCGAACGCGGTGCCCGCGCCCGCGACGACGATGTAGGGGTTGTACTTCGTGGAGAGCCCGGCGATTATCATCTGGACCTTCTCGCCGGGAAGGGCGAGCAACTGGAGCGTCGCGGCAGCCACGAGAACCTCCAGCCAGCCAGCCATCGCTCAGCACCTCACCGGGCAGCTCATCGGTGTCCACGTGCGCATCGACTAGACGTGTCTAACCGGAGGCCGTGGCGACTGAAAAGTAGTTCGGGCCACGCCTCGAACAGGTGCGGGAGCCGGGAACGTCGATCGAAGGCGGCGGCGAGAACAGGTCGCCACGCTATCGCATCGCTCGCGAACACGTCGCACCTCTCGCGTTCGTCCCGGTCACCGGCTGCTTATGCAGCAGCCCCCTCAGCAAAGATGTCGTCGTACTCGCCGTCGTCGATCTTCTCCTTGAAGTCGCGGGGGTTCTCGCCCTCGATGGTGACGCCCAGCGAGGTGCAGGTGCCCGCGACCTCCTTGGCCGCGCCCTTCGCGTCGTAGGCGAGCAGGTCGGGGAGCTTCTGCTCGGCGACCTTCTTCAGCTGCTCGACGGACATGTCCGCGACGAAGTTCTCCTGGGGTTCGCCACTGCCCGTCTCGAACCCGAGCTCGTCCTTGATGAGCGCCGCCGTCGGCGGAACACCCACGTCGATGGAGAACGAGCCATCGTCCTCGTACTCGACAGTGACGGGGACTTCGGTCCCGTCGAACGCCTCGGTCTGTTCGTTAATCTCGTTGACGACCGCCTGCACGTCCACCGGGGTCGGCCCGAGTTCGGGGCCGAGCGGCGGGCCAGGGTTGGCCTGCCCCCCGGGAACGAGGACTTCGATAGTTCCAGCCATACGTGTGTGCACCGACGCGGCGGGTTTAAGCGTTATTTCTTCGCCCCGTCCGTGTGGCCACGGTCCAGCGTGCTTCGTGGCCGGTCACGGTCGGACGTTCACCAGCACGATGCCGACGATGCAGGTGGCAGCGACGAGGAGGCCGACCTGCTCAAGCCCCGTGTCGAAGGCGTACGCGAGGACGGTGTGAAGCAGACCGACGAAGGCGATACCGCCGAGGAGGAGACTGAGCGCGAGCGCCCGCTTGTCCATACCGACAGGAATCGCCGCGGCAGCATAACGGCCGCGGAAGCGGCCGAGGGCGCGCTGGTGGTCCCATCCCGCGACAGCGGTCGACCCCTGTACGACTGTCGCATCCGGGGTCCGAACGGGAACGCCTTTGAGTCCGCGTGGCCGACACGGGAGTAATGGGCCTGGAAGAGGAGATCGAGGCGATCGAGGAGGAGATCGCCGAGACGCCGTACAACAAGTCCACGGAGGCCCACATCGGGCGGCTGAAGTCGAAGCTGGCGAAGAAGAAGGAGAAACTCGAACAGCAGTCCGGCTCCGGCGGCGGTGGCGGCTACGCCGTCGAGAAGACCGGCGACGCGACGGTCGCGCTGGTCGGGTTCCCGTCGGTCGGCAAGTCGACGCTGCTGAACGCGCTCACCAACGCCGACAGCGAGGTCGGCTCCTACGAGTTCACCACGCTCGACGTCAACCCGGGGATGCTCAAGTACCGCGGCGCCAACATCCAGCTGATGGACGTGCCGGGGCTCATCGAGGGCGCCGCGTCCGGGCGCGGCGGCGGCCGCGAGGTCCTCTCGGTCGTCCGGACCGCCGACCTCGTCCTGTTCGTCCTCTCCGTCTTCGAAATCGACCAGTACGAGCGCCTCAGCGAGGAGCTCTACAAGAACAAGGTCCGCCTCGATACGGAGCCGGCCTCCGTCTCCATCACCAAGACCGGGCGCGGCGGCATCAAGCTCACCACGTCCGACAAGGTGAGCCTCGACGACGAGACCATCGAGGGCGTCCTCCGGGAGTACGACTACATCAACGCCGACTGCACCATCCGCGAGGACCTCACCATCGACGAGTTGGTCGACGCGCTGCAGGACAACCGCGTCTACCTCCCCTCGCGCGTGGCCGTCAACAAGACCGACCTCATCGAGCCGGACTACAAGGACCAGGTCGATGCGGACCTGCGCGAGCACGGCATCGACCCCGAGAACGCCGTCTTCATCAGCGCGGAGGCCGAGAAGGGCCTCGGCGCCCTGAAGGAGGCCATCTGGGAGTCGCTCGGGCTCATCCGCATCTACATGAACAAACCCGGACGCGGCACCGACTACGAGGAGCCGCTTATCCTCACCGAGGACGCCAACACTGTCGACGACGCGCTCGACCGCCTCGGCGGCTCCTTCGACGAGCGGTTCAAGTTCGCCCGCGTCTCGGGCGAGTCCGCCAAGCACGACGAACAGCAGGTCGGCCGCGACCACGAACTCGCCGACGAGGACGTCCTGCGCATCGTCGCGCGGAAGTAGTCACCCCCTCTCCCGTTCCGCTCCCGGGTGGCACGTCTCGCCCGGAACGACGCGCTCACCGGACCGACACCACGGACGACAGTAACACGGCCACCACGCCGTCGGTGAACTGAAGCCGCTCGGCCGCGGCTCGTACGTATGGACGAGCGACGGGTCGCGGTCGTCGGCGCCGGTGCGGTCGGCACGACGGCTGCCCACGACCTCGCCGACCGCGGCCGTGCGGTGACGCTGTACGAGGCCGAGACGGTGGCCGCGGGTGCGAGCGGCCGCGCAGCCGGTATCTGTTACGACGCCTTCGCCGAGGATATCGACGCCGCGGTCGCCGACCGGGCGCTCTCCCGGTTCCGCACCCTCGACGCCGACCCGTCGTTCGACTGGTCGTTCACGCCGCGCCCGTACGTGTGGCTCGCCCGCGACGGTGACGCTCGCCGCGCAGCCGCCATCAGCGAGCAGGTGCCGCGGATGCAGGCACACGGCCGACGGGTCGAGTTGCTCGACGGGGATGACCTCGCCACCGAGTTCCCAGCGCTCCGGGCCGACATCGCGGTCGCCGCCGTCGCCCGCGACGCCGGGTCCGCCGACCCCGGCGCCTACACGGACGCGATGGCCGAGCGGGCCGTGGCTGCGGGCGTCACGCTCCGCGAGGAGACGCCAGTCGAGTTGCGTGCCGGCGACGAACACCCACACGTCGTCACGGCCGACGGGTCGACGACCTACGAGACGGTCGTCGTGGCGGCGGGCGCACACACGGCGCGCCTGCTGGGCGACGCCGGCCTGCCGATACCGGTCAAGCCGTACCGCGTGCAGGCGGCAATCACGGAGTCGACACCGCTGGCCGAGCGGTCGCCCCAGCTCTACGACGCGACGGGCGGCTACTACTGTCGCCCCCGCGGCGACGGACTCCTCGTGGGCGACGGGACCGAGCCGGTGGAGCGCGACCCGGACGACTGGGACCGGGACGCGGACGACTGGTTCCGGGCCGACTGCATCGAGCACCTTCGAGCGGCGTTCGGCGGGTCGACAGCCGACGGGGACAACGCTGCCGTGCCGGAACTCGACCGCGCGTGGGCCGGCCTCTGCACCGCGACACCCGACGGGAACCCACTGCTGGGCGAACGCGCGCCCGGCGTGGTCGTGGCTACGGGGTGGCAGGGCCACGGCTTCATGCGCGCGCCGGCGCTGGGCGAGCGT of the Haloglomus salinum genome contains:
- the rpl12p gene encoding 50S ribosomal protein P1; its protein translation is MEYVYAALILNETGEEINEDNLTGVLEAAGADVEESRVKALVAALEDVDIEEAVQGAAAVPAGGAGGAAGGAAGGAEAEEAEADEGGDEGGDEAEEAEADEGGDDDDDEADGEGLGELFG
- a CDS encoding 50S ribosomal protein L10 — translated: MSADEAEAQAAAERKTEHIPEWKQEEVDDLVETIESYESVGVVDIAGIPSRQLQDMRRELYGTAELRVSRNTLLVRALEEVDEGLEDLTEFVSGQVGLIGTNDNPFGLYKQLEESKTPAPINAGEVAPNDIVIPEGDTGIDPGPFVGELQQVGADARIQEGSIQVMSDSTVLETGEEVSTELSNVLSELGIEPKEVGLDLRGVVSDGVMFDPEDLDIDVEEYQADIETAAARGQNLSINAGYPTARTAPSMLGKASNEARSLAIEAAIESPDVAEDLVARADSQLRSLAAVIDDEEALPEELRGTAPEPAGDAGAETDATADAGEEEQADDQTEDAEADADDTDDDDDGDDGGEALGAMF
- a CDS encoding 50S ribosomal protein L1; its protein translation is MADQDIENAVAQAMEEAPPRNFRETVDLAINLRDIDLDDPSNRIDESIVLPSGTGQETSIVVFAEGETALRAEDVADQVLGGDDLEDLGDDDDQAKDLAEETDFFIAEQAMMQDIGRYLGTVLGPRGKMPTPLGPDEDVVETVNRMKNTVQVRSRDRRTFHTRVGAEDMSADEIADNIDVIVRRMTADLEKGPQNIDRIFVKTTMGPAMEVPI
- a CDS encoding TMEM165/GDT1 family protein — protein: MAGWLEVLVAAATLQLLALPGEKVQMIIAGLSTKYNPYIVVAGAGTAFAGWTALEIAFGEALRGALPAVYLDTITGGLFLLFGAILTYTALQLDTGDADGVATDGGGSGGVTSEGDSSLPGPGTDTITQRVPEGYRGFVPAFTISAFGEFGDKTQLVTIGLAVQYGAHPAIWVGEMLVIIPVSLTTALVSHHLSHLFTVERRRYIYAVSAGLFFLFAADTAAQYLLGGGFLPI
- a CDS encoding 50S ribosomal protein L11, whose product is MAGTIEVLVPGGQANPGPPLGPELGPTPVDVQAVVNEINEQTEAFDGTEVPVTVEYEDDGSFSIDVGVPPTAALIKDELGFETGSGEPQENFVADMSVEQLKKVAEQKLPDLLAYDAKGAAKEVAGTCTSLGVTIEGENPRDFKEKIDDGEYDDIFAEGAAA
- a CDS encoding OBG GTPase family GTP-binding protein; the encoded protein is MGLEEEIEAIEEEIAETPYNKSTEAHIGRLKSKLAKKKEKLEQQSGSGGGGGYAVEKTGDATVALVGFPSVGKSTLLNALTNADSEVGSYEFTTLDVNPGMLKYRGANIQLMDVPGLIEGAASGRGGGREVLSVVRTADLVLFVLSVFEIDQYERLSEELYKNKVRLDTEPASVSITKTGRGGIKLTTSDKVSLDDETIEGVLREYDYINADCTIREDLTIDELVDALQDNRVYLPSRVAVNKTDLIEPDYKDQVDADLREHGIDPENAVFISAEAEKGLGALKEAIWESLGLIRIYMNKPGRGTDYEEPLILTEDANTVDDALDRLGGSFDERFKFARVSGESAKHDEQQVGRDHELADEDVLRIVARK
- a CDS encoding NAD(P)/FAD-dependent oxidoreductase, with protein sequence MDERRVAVVGAGAVGTTAAHDLADRGRAVTLYEAETVAAGASGRAAGICYDAFAEDIDAAVADRALSRFRTLDADPSFDWSFTPRPYVWLARDGDARRAAAISEQVPRMQAHGRRVELLDGDDLATEFPALRADIAVAAVARDAGSADPGAYTDAMAERAVAAGVTLREETPVELRAGDEHPHVVTADGSTTYETVVVAAGAHTARLLGDAGLPIPVKPYRVQAAITESTPLAERSPQLYDATGGYYCRPRGDGLLVGDGTEPVERDPDDWDRDADDWFRADCIEHLRAAFGGSTADGDNAAVPELDRAWAGLCTATPDGNPLLGERAPGVVVATGWQGHGFMRAPALGERVARGVCDGEWLDPFDPARFDGDESFDIVEGMVVEES